One Brassica napus cultivar Da-Ae chromosome C4, Da-Ae, whole genome shotgun sequence genomic region harbors:
- the LOC106384250 gene encoding glutathione S-transferase T3-like translates to MDFNPFQDSAKFVELLSSQQKVVFGSQGSASRSSSQVPFFIQGTEEGRDLPEERKERRAWTPTDDIVLISSWLNTSKDPVVGNEQKSVAFWTRVATYFSASPKLAGSEKREGPQCKQRWHKLNEAVCKFCGAYEAATREKSSGMNENDIHLQKKEVRGWKSLASSQVPENPAAVDGTSRPPGVKASKARGKNPQAEEKRLSDFQSMWSIKQNDLAMKERLSKMRILENLLAKDPPLADYEEVIMKKLINELMSTTCHVKVKKIELELVKEYFFVSAF, encoded by the exons ATGGATTTCAATCCATTCCAAGACTCTGCAAAATTTGTTGAACTACTAAGTAGTCAACAAAAGGTAGTCTTTGGGAGTCAAGGCAGTGCTTCTCGGTCATCATCGCAAGTTCCTTTCTTCATTCAAGGTACAGAGGAAGGTCGCGATCTTCCAGAAGAGCGTAAGGAGCGAAGAGCGTGGACTCCAACAGATGATATAGTGCTTATTAGCTCGTGGTTGAACACGAGCAAGGATCCAGTTGTTGGGAATGAGCAGAAGTCAGTCGCTTTCTGGACAAGAGTTGCAACATACTTTTCAGCTTCTCCTAAGCTTGCTGGCAGTGAAAAAAGAGAGGGTCCTCAATGCAAGCAACGCTGGCACAAGCTGAATGAAGCAGTTTGCAAGTTTTGTGGGGCGTATGAAGCAGCCACAAGAGAGAAAAGTAGTGGTATGAACGAGAATGACATT CACCTCCAAAAGAAGGAAGTTCGAGGATGGAAGTCATTAGCCAGCTCTCAAGTCCCTGAAAACCCTGCTGCTGTGGATGGAACATCTCGTCCCCCGGGTGTTAAGGCTTCAAAAGCTCGTGGGAAGAACCCACAGGCTGAGGAGAAACGGCTGTCTGACTTCCAGAGTATGTGGAGCATCAAGCAGAATGACTTGGCAATGAAGGAAAGACTCTCCAAGATGAGGATACTTGAGAATCTTCTTGCAAAAGACCCACCACTAGCTGATTATGAAGAAGTGATTATGAAGAAGCTGATAAATGAGTTGAT GAGTACTACTTGTCAT GTCAAGGTCAAGAAGATCGAACTTGAACTTGTGAAGGAGTACTTCTTTGTCTCTGCGTTTTAA